In a single window of the Myxococcus fulvus genome:
- a CDS encoding glycoside hydrolase family 15 protein: MKRLSHLCRASARALTLFLVPLLCGLAIEARAEVAVQRTFTKLASSNGHGAVMLDLEQKKVSHFREHLFATEEPVIDGVGNDVFVRGQPQVVHARDVLFDAFFGLRSGGSQRWLSAQDVDLDASGYAPWASGENGGTGLARMVQRVGTLEVTTYVFAPQSVPHAAFVMALRVRNTGTAPSTGVSVFSLQNFHLGYGRPGVMSDIDENGETVELSGNDFVEKGFAGVVVGRPLGTVARKAAWVSTATGAANGYNVVQSGGGQDLQDFTAQPSAAKGWATAYQFNLGDIAAGAEKWAGVAFVHFGNPEGTTTARQWLADYVGTSDAKALVDAEVARWASFQNDTVKVPTGLSDNEETLLRHSAVVMHMAQVRSSEAWLREFLSRDGEPRATRFKAPNGSPAMLPGLVKHAGKGAVLASLPPGQWTYAWIRDGAYAAAAMATLGMNTDAREALSYYLNADSGRFQNWRELQPYSMPPYIITLTRYHGFGVEETDFNEAGPNIEFDGFGLFLWALRHYERTTGDVTLVDQTWPTVSTKVGDALVALIDPQTGLIRADSSIWETHWNGRQRSWTYTSLTAARGLCDAAALAERVGDTERATRYRNAGESIRRAMAEKLTDHNFALGSNLEEVRSGRGYWDAAVLDAFAFELFDPAGKIARETLRGLDLRLSSPAGAGWSRNDDRYDHTGGADLSPWGGEYDSAEWVIVSLRGAMAKRMAGDPERAERVLKWVTDQSLKNYLAVSETYDELNGTYKYNSPMVGFGAGAYALALAHRAEGTADPACGAYLDESTITKTPDAGPGTPDAGPGTPDSGTPGQPDSGSSEEPQVMGGGCSATGPGAMALWLMLSLAGVTALTRRRRA; this comes from the coding sequence ATGAAGCGTCTTTCCCACCTGTGTCGTGCCTCCGCCCGGGCCTTGACCCTCTTCCTCGTTCCCCTGCTGTGTGGTCTCGCCATCGAGGCTCGCGCCGAGGTCGCGGTCCAGCGCACCTTCACCAAGCTCGCCTCCTCCAACGGCCACGGCGCCGTGATGCTCGACCTGGAGCAGAAGAAGGTCTCCCACTTCCGTGAGCACCTCTTCGCCACCGAGGAGCCCGTCATCGACGGCGTGGGCAACGACGTCTTCGTCCGCGGCCAGCCCCAGGTCGTCCACGCGCGTGATGTCCTCTTCGACGCGTTCTTCGGTCTGCGCTCCGGCGGCTCCCAGCGCTGGCTGAGCGCCCAGGATGTCGACCTGGACGCGAGCGGCTACGCCCCCTGGGCCTCCGGTGAGAACGGCGGCACGGGCCTGGCGCGCATGGTCCAGCGCGTGGGCACGCTCGAGGTCACGACCTACGTCTTCGCCCCCCAGTCCGTCCCCCACGCCGCGTTCGTCATGGCCCTGCGCGTGCGCAACACCGGCACCGCGCCCTCCACCGGCGTCAGCGTGTTCTCCCTCCAGAACTTCCACCTGGGCTACGGCCGCCCTGGCGTCATGTCCGACATCGACGAGAACGGCGAGACGGTGGAGCTCAGCGGCAACGACTTCGTCGAGAAGGGCTTCGCCGGCGTCGTCGTGGGCCGCCCCCTGGGCACCGTGGCTCGCAAGGCCGCCTGGGTCTCCACCGCAACGGGCGCCGCCAACGGCTACAACGTGGTGCAGAGCGGCGGCGGCCAGGACCTGCAGGACTTCACCGCGCAGCCCTCGGCCGCCAAGGGCTGGGCCACTGCCTACCAGTTCAACCTGGGTGACATCGCCGCCGGCGCGGAGAAGTGGGCCGGCGTGGCCTTCGTGCACTTCGGCAACCCCGAGGGCACCACCACCGCGCGCCAGTGGCTGGCCGACTACGTGGGCACCTCCGACGCCAAGGCCCTGGTCGACGCCGAGGTCGCTCGCTGGGCCTCCTTCCAGAACGACACTGTGAAGGTCCCCACCGGCCTGTCCGACAACGAGGAGACCCTGCTGCGCCACTCCGCGGTCGTGATGCACATGGCCCAGGTCCGCTCCAGCGAGGCCTGGCTGCGTGAGTTCCTCTCCCGCGACGGCGAGCCCCGCGCGACGCGCTTCAAGGCCCCCAATGGCTCACCGGCCATGCTGCCCGGCCTGGTGAAGCACGCGGGCAAGGGCGCGGTGCTCGCGAGCCTCCCGCCCGGACAGTGGACCTACGCGTGGATTCGCGATGGTGCCTACGCGGCCGCCGCCATGGCCACGCTGGGCATGAACACGGACGCGCGCGAGGCGCTGTCCTACTACCTCAACGCGGACAGCGGCCGGTTCCAGAACTGGCGCGAGCTGCAGCCGTACTCCATGCCGCCGTACATCATCACCCTCACGCGCTACCACGGCTTCGGCGTGGAGGAGACGGACTTCAACGAAGCAGGACCGAACATCGAGTTCGACGGCTTCGGCCTGTTCCTCTGGGCGCTGCGACACTATGAGCGCACCACCGGAGACGTCACCCTCGTCGACCAGACGTGGCCCACCGTGTCCACGAAGGTGGGCGACGCACTGGTGGCGCTCATCGACCCGCAGACGGGGCTCATCCGCGCGGACTCGTCCATCTGGGAGACGCACTGGAACGGGCGGCAGCGCTCGTGGACGTACACGAGCCTCACCGCGGCGCGCGGCCTGTGTGACGCGGCGGCGCTTGCCGAGCGCGTCGGTGACACCGAGCGCGCCACACGCTACCGCAACGCCGGCGAGTCCATCCGCCGCGCGATGGCGGAGAAGCTGACGGACCACAACTTCGCGCTCGGCTCCAACCTGGAGGAGGTGCGCTCGGGTCGTGGCTACTGGGACGCGGCGGTGCTGGACGCGTTCGCGTTCGAGCTGTTCGACCCGGCAGGGAAGATTGCTCGCGAGACGCTTCGCGGACTGGACCTGCGGCTGTCCTCTCCGGCGGGCGCGGGCTGGTCTCGCAACGATGACCGGTATGACCACACGGGCGGCGCGGACCTGAGCCCCTGGGGCGGCGAGTACGACAGCGCGGAGTGGGTCATCGTGAGCCTGCGCGGCGCCATGGCGAAGCGGATGGCCGGAGACCCGGAGCGCGCGGAGCGGGTGCTCAAGTGGGTGACGGACCAGTCGCTGAAGAACTACCTCGCGGTGTCCGAGACGTATGACGAGCTCAACGGCACGTACAAGTACAACTCCCCCATGGTGGGCTTCGGCGCGGGGGCGTATGCGCTCGCGCTGGCGCATCGCGCGGAGGGCACGGCCGACCCGGCGTGCGGCGCGTACCTGGATGAGAGCACCATCACCAAGACGCCCGACGCAGGCCCTGGCACTCCCGACGCGGGGCCGGGGACACCCGACTCCGGTACCCCCGGTCAGCCCGACTCGGGCTCGTCCGAGGAGCCCCAGGTGATGGGGGGTGGCTGCAGCGCCACGGGCCCCGGCGCGATGGCGCTGTGGCTGATGCTCTCGCTCGCCGGTGTCACCGCGCTCACGCGCCGTCGGCGGGCCTGA
- a CDS encoding DUF1643 domain-containing protein, whose translation MKRLKNHYACWGLFHDWDEARADFQRRAVLEIRAGKPSVLAPLPPEMLAEQPEALVVMMNPGSSAPKPGFGSREHEFQLVPTKPDAVQYRIMRVMEAVGLTHVRVVNLSDVRAARSADLFALISNGATHADLGCVFAEANAAIGTDVLGAPLVICAWGLDKRLASLAFEAQAWVDAQGVATAGCRSDEETGFPAWRYPKPVRNWELARAWLESVTEQLLALYASTSNPAQS comes from the coding sequence ATGAAGCGCCTGAAGAACCACTACGCCTGTTGGGGGCTGTTCCACGATTGGGATGAGGCGCGCGCCGATTTCCAGCGGCGAGCCGTGCTCGAGATTCGCGCGGGCAAGCCCTCGGTGCTCGCTCCGCTCCCGCCCGAGATGCTCGCCGAGCAGCCTGAGGCGCTCGTGGTGATGATGAATCCGGGCTCATCCGCGCCGAAGCCAGGTTTCGGTTCGCGCGAGCATGAGTTTCAACTGGTGCCCACGAAGCCCGACGCGGTCCAGTACCGAATCATGCGTGTCATGGAGGCCGTCGGTTTGACGCATGTGCGGGTCGTGAACCTGTCCGATGTTCGCGCGGCCAGGAGCGCTGACTTGTTCGCGCTCATCAGCAATGGCGCGACCCACGCGGACCTGGGGTGCGTGTTCGCGGAGGCGAACGCGGCGATTGGCACCGACGTGCTGGGCGCACCGCTCGTCATCTGCGCCTGGGGCTTGGACAAGCGGCTCGCGTCGCTCGCATTCGAAGCGCAAGCCTGGGTCGACGCCCAAGGTGTCGCGACCGCGGGTTGTCGCAGCGACGAGGAGACGGGCTTCCCCGCGTGGCGTTATCCGAAGCCGGTTCGCAACTGGGAGCTGGCGCGTGCATGGCTGGAAAGCGTGACGGAGCAACTCTTGGCGCTGTACGCGTCCACGTCGAATCCCGCTCAATCTTGA